One Leopardus geoffroyi isolate Oge1 chromosome E1, O.geoffroyi_Oge1_pat1.0, whole genome shotgun sequence genomic window, TAATTTTTTGAGATAAGATGCTTTTAGGCTAATCAGCAGGTGTGCGATGCCTGGATATAAAGGAGCTACCGCCGACTCTCTTGAGAGAGGCTCCAAAGGTCCAGAAGGTGGGAGGAAGAAATCCCTGCCCTGTCCTCGATCTCAGGAAGAGCCGGGAAGGAAGCCAGGTAAGAGAGCAGCTGGGACAGGGAAGGGACGGGATACTGGAGGGGCAGTGGATCTTGGCACCCGTTAATGCTCAGCACCGTCACCCCGgcacctctctttcttttcctctacgTGAGAAATAAGGCGGCGGTTCTCAGGATTCCCGTAACACCCAGGTGGCCAAGGCAGGTCTGACCCCATTTCatccgggggagggggggggggcgtcttgAAAAGGGGTGAAAAGCAGTAATGAACCTTCCTCCCAAGCCCCCAGAAGCCCAAGCCAGACCTAGAGATGTCCGGGCTCGTCTTCCTGCAGGGGGACCCCGGGTAGAAACAGGGAAGCTCGAGAAGGAGAGGATGAGACGGTCCAGTCCTGCTGGTGGCTTTCACTCCGGGCAAGAGGTTCTGTGATGGTTTAGGTGACGGCCGATCTGAGAGCCCCTGCCGCTCCCCAAGGCGCGGCTCCAGCCTCCCAGAAAAGCCCTGATCCCCAGAGCTCAGTGTCCCCAGCTTTCAGAACCCGCACAACGCTCTGAGGCGTCAGCGGGACGTGGCCGGCCACACCGGCTGTCCCTGAGCACGCTGCCTCCCTCATCCTGGTCCCCTTTTGTCTCTTCGCTCAGGAAATAACCCTTGGAAGATGGGAGCCGCGAAGATCTTCAATCTGCTGCTGGGGTCCCTGCTCCTGGCCGCGGTgctggcagagaaaggggagggtcACTCCAGGTaggggtgcaggggaggaggCCGCAGAGGATGGCCGGGTTCTGGCTTTGAGGGGGCGGAGGGGATGAGAAAGGGAGGAATCCCAGGCCAAGAGGAAAGAACTGGAGGGAGAACCTgccagcagtgtgtgtgtgcgccgAGGGAGGACAGAACCAGAGGGTATTTATTCCGAGCTCCCATTGCCACAAGAGAGACTGTGGTTAGATCTCTGGAAGGACTTCCTCAGTGGCTCAGTGTCTGAACTAGAGGACGGCGCCCCCCTTCCTAGCGAAAGCCTTCAGCGTTCGCGTATGTTCATTCTTTGGTCAAACTGTAGAGAAGGCCTCCTGGGCGCCACCCACAGGACATAAACATGCCGAGTGGCCCACGAATGCCTCGCGGAACGTACAGGCCTAAGGTGGGGGACAAAGAACCACCTAGGCGAGTTGCAGGCTGTCCCAAGCACCGCGAGGAAAGGCAGAATGTTCTGAGCCCGTGGAGCACGGGGCCTCTGTGCTCCGGAGGACCAGGAGGGACTTGTCTGAGCAAAGAGCTGGGCCTTGTCGGAGGCAAGGACTAGCCGTCTTCCCCACAAATCAGCCACGTCAGATGTGGACGAGGACAGGGGCCGTCACGTAGAAGCTGGGAACTTGGGCTCAGACTGCCCGAGGGTGGATCCTAGATCTGCCCCCTGCTCTGTGTGTGCTACATCAATCTCGCTGCACCTTGGTTTCCTCGTTCCCAAAAAGGGATAGAAAGAGCGtctacctggggcgcctgggtggctcaggggggttaaatgtccgactgcggctcaggtcacgatctcccggtctgtgagttcgagccccgcgtcgggctgtgggctggcagctcagagcccggagcctgcttcggattccgtgtctccctctgtctcttctcctccctcactcacgctctgtctctctctgtctctcaaaaaaaacgaataagcgttaaaaaaaaaagtttttaaaaatatggtgtcTACCTTGGAGGGGTGTTATCAGGATCACATGAGTTTACGCAGTAAAGGGCTTATTATGTGAGGGCTCACTACTGTTGGTATGGATCAAGAACAAAGACTTGAATGGGGTTGGGCCAGGCAAGAGGAGTAGAGGAGGGACCTGAGATCAGTCCCCTGAGATCAGGGGCACCCCTGATGCCTCTCTGCCCGGAAGCGAGAGCCACACCCACTAAGGATGCAGTGGGCCCTTGGGCTGAGGACAGAGTCCCAGGGGCTTGATGCTTAGACAACAGGGTCTCTCCATAAAAACTGACTCCCAAGAAAGGGGGGAGGGTTGTTTTCAAACATCAGCCTCCTGTCAGTGACGATCGATCGTTTGTCCCCGCGTCGTGAGTCCCctcgccccctgcccctcccacggtgtcctgctttctctctcgtctcccctccctgccccccccagaCTCCACACTAGGGTCAGTGGCTCCCGACCTCGAGGCCCCAGGTACGCCGAGGGGACTTTCATCAGTGACTACAGCATCGCTATGGACAAGATCCGCCAACAAGACTTTGTGAACTGGCTGCTGGcccagaaggggaagaagaatgAGTAAGTCAATGCACCTGCCCTCTCTTGGCCCCAGGCTGGCTGTGCCTTCCTTCGTGTAGACCGGACGTCACATGTGCCACGCGGGCCTGTACTTCAACTCCAGGCTGTGCCTTTCCCTTGGGCACCGATGGGGAGCTGGGCAACATGGTGGCCCTGATCGGGCTCAGGCAGTAGCCCAGTCTGGCGTGGGACTAAGGCAATTTTCCAGTCTTCTTCTAAGGAGAAGGATCAGGGAAGgtggcgggcggggggtgggagggggctgggggggctcACAGAGGATCCCCACTGGGCTGGGGACTAAGAGATCGCTGAAATGCTGACAATGACGATTTGGTGGTGGTCACTTCGGACGTAGGAAATAGGATACACTGCCCGTGTCCTTCTTCTCTTGGCCaagtcccttcccctgccctcgcTGTTTGCTCAGCACGGTAGACGCCGAAAAGCTCTTCTCTGGCAGCTGAAGACAGGCAGTGGGGCGGTTGAACAAAGACGTCCCCTCTGCGACTTGGGTTAAGGTCCCCAAAGATTGGAGCGCTTGGGGACTGGGGGACATCTGGagtctccccagccccacccaccccctaaTCTTTACCTGACCAGCTGGAAGCACAACATCACCCAGAGGGAGGCCGGGGCCCTGGAGCTGGCCCATCAATCTAACAGGAAGGAGGGGGCGGCGAGGGAGCAGCAGGGGTGAGTCAGCCCACAAGGgaaggagtgggggcagggcctcATTGTTCCCTCTCCCAGACCCTGGAACAGGGCAAGGCCCCAGATAAGCAACCCTTCCACTCTCAGTTCAAAGAGGGGTCTTCTCTGAGTTCCCGGAGGCCAGCCCAAGCTTAAGGGGAGAAGCCTGGGAGAAATCGGGGCTGGGGTCCAAGGAGGGGTTTGGGGGCCAGAGTCCCGACGATTGATGACCTAGTATGCAGAGTCACAGAGGCAAGGAGAGGGGGCAGCGCGAGAGGCCTCAGGGATCCGGCTTCCCCGCTTCTCCCCGACAAACTTCAGGAAGGCGGTGTTTGAGGAATGGGGACCCTTCCAAAGCCAGTCCCTTGACATCAGTTGCCCCCTCTCCGAGAAAGCTGAGGAAGCTTCGGATCATTCTAGAGAGTGAATGTGCCCTAAATCACCTCTCGGGTTTGGGGAAGGCAttctgggtgggtgggtgggtgggacaTCTGTATTGAAGACCCCCTATTCCCCTGGCCTACAGACCAGGGTGGAGCTTTGAAAgctgagatgagagagagagcagctgtgttgactccctccccccacccctgctgcccctcGGAGTCCCCGGGCCCTCTATTTACTCACTCCGGGTGGGGCcgaggctaaaaaaaaaaaaaatggccaagcCCGCCGAAGGCTTTCTTCTTGGCAGCTCCCTACCCAAGAACCCCAGTGATGAAGATCTGCTAAAGGATTTACTGATTCGAGAGCTGCTGGCTTGGATGGCGGATCAGATGGAGATCTGCAGGCTCAGGTGGGGGCGGCGGTCGGCGGCTTTGGGCATCATACACAGGGGCTCATAAGCTTGGGCTTTGGGGCCACACGTGGGTTCAGATCGTCACCCCAGCAAACCCAtaagcctctctgaacctccgtGTCTTCACGAAAATCAAGGCTTATTCAGACCACTTCATGGGACCGTTGTCAGGTTTAAGCGAGGTAATCCAGGGAGAGAGCCAAGAGCAACCTGTGAGGAATAGGAGTTCAGTGATGTTGGTGGCTATTATCCCTCCTTGAACTTCTGTCTCCACTGCGTCCAGGTGACAGGCTGCGCTCACCTCCCCGCCCACCCCATCCTATTCTCGGCTTTCCCACTGTACCCTTGTCCCATGGCCCCTTCCCAGTGACGGCACTGGTAGAGTTGGAGGcatgtttcctctctctgtgggTCTCAGTGGTCCTTGAATCGACCCCACCGGCTAGGAAGTCCTTTAATCTATTACGTCCCAGAAGCAAGGGATGATTAACACCGTGAAGAGATCCGCCCGCCTAAAGGACACTCATTTCAAGATGCAAACACTGAGGCGTGGAAACCGAAACACATCTCAGGCTTCCATGCTGGCAAGCCGGGGACCAAATCTGGGATGGCTTCCGGTagagggcaggaagggaaagggggaggggggcgggatcAGAACAATGGAGAAGAGTATGAGAAATTCTCCCGTAGGAAGGTGGGTGCTTTCTGGACTTACTTTGATGACTTATAATTAAGAAGGTAATTGGGAGGTAGGAGCAGCTGAACCATGGCTGGGCAGCAGGATGGATTTGCTTTGCCGACTCTAAGTGGATAATGACCCCCCTCTCCAACCACTACCCCTCCTCTTTCCACTCTCCCTAGGTTTCAGTGACTCAGACCAAACCCAGCTCAGGTCCAGACTCTGCCCTTCACTTGCTCAGGCCTCAGCTGCACCCCAGGGACCCCGAGAGAAGCCAAACCAATAAAGTGTAAGCTGAAATGAATCTTTGTGCCCATGGTCGAAACTTATTCCGACGTCTACCGAGCGCTACCAGGGAAtggtcttctgtgtgtgtgtgtgccacccAGTGCAAAGGAGCTATGGCTCCCACCGGCACCCATAATTCATCTCTTTAGTCTACAAACACTTATTGGAAAGCTAACACTGGCAGGGACTGTGGTCACCACTGGGAATACGGCAGCCAAGGAAATGAGCACAGTCCTTGCCCTTGAGGAATTTGCAGTCCCGTGATGGAGACAGACTTTAATCttcaacatacatacacacacgcgcgcacacacacacacacacacacacacacacacattaataatCACCTAACATCCTAAGCCATGTGAAGAAAGAGTAGGGTGCTGTGAGAAAGAATGGAGCAG contains:
- the LOC123603509 gene encoding gastric inhibitory polypeptide gives rise to the protein MPGYKGATADSLERGSKGPEGGRKKSLPCPRSQEEPGRKPGNNPWKMGAAKIFNLLLGSLLLAAVLAEKGEGHSRLHTRVSGSRPRGPRYAEGTFISDYSIAMDKIRQQDFVNWLLAQKGKKNDWKHNITQREAGALELAHQSNRKEGAAREQQGSLPKNPSDEDLLKDLLIRELLAWMADQMEICRLRFQ